The Macadamia integrifolia cultivar HAES 741 chromosome 3, SCU_Mint_v3, whole genome shotgun sequence genome segment TAAATTTGCAATCTGATTGTCAAGGTAACTGAGGACTGTAACAACCCATTCGCaggccaaaaataaaaaatatgctaGTTAATAACTCATCGTATGCTCCATTAGACCAGGACTACGGATCATATTTATGCTCATTCCTTTCACTAACAGAGTAAGATGTAATAACTACGAATATGTTGCCGAAGAATTCATTAATTTATTAACAATGTTGCGCATAAAAGAGTTTctcattaattaaaaattacatttttaggCCATTAAAATATAGAgttcaaaaaatagaaatagttgAACTCATAAAACCACTATGACAATACAAACAGTTGGAACACAAAAAGATTGCTTGACAGAGCTTACCTTCTGCATTAGTGAAACAACCATATGAGGGCTCTCAGGTATCCCATGCTCTAGAAACGCCTGAAGCagtatagaaaaaaattataatgctcgtttctgtttccagtaATTTGTTAATAAGATAAGATTAACTTAACCTGACAAAATCATTAGAATCCCAAAAGACAGGAATTGAAATCTAAGAATTAACTTTCTTACTATTTAGTTCAGTATTTTCATGGCCAAAGATATGTTTCACTCACATTCATCATGCAGGAATTATAGATGTTGATCCAGAATGCAAGCTTTTGCTGATGATTGAGACCCTGTAAATCGACAGAAGCAAGCTTCCCAAGGAGAAGCCTGAAAGTTGAGAAAATGATATTAATAAGTTCAGCTACTAACAATGTTACTACATAAGTGAGGCAATCAAtctaattttaaatttgaaacttACTTCAGTCTACGGGTCAGAACAAAAGAATTTGCTTTTCGGTTTAGATCAATTGAGTTGGCTTCAATGACAGATAGATGCTTATATGGACCAATGTCTATCTTCCCAAATTCTAAACAGGCACCACCATAAGGATCTTGGGACTCTGAGACTTCACAGCTTCCATGAGATGCTGGTGCCAATAGAGGAGGCAATGTCTctgatttcacttcccttttctTTGGTGTGCTCATCCTTAAGAAAATGCTCACCAGGCAGTTTAGAATATCCTCTGAGATTTTATTTGGCATACTACTTTCAGCTGATACTGTTTCTTCAGGAATAGCTGGAGTACTGTCTTCTACTCTATTGTGGTCTCTGACATTGCATTCTAGCTGGACATTGGAAAatccattttcaaattcaaCATCCTGGTTGAAACCTGGGTATTataatctgaattttttttttttttctattactaACAAAAGGTATTGCATACCTGTAGCTTCAAAGGATCCAAATTCTTTTCTTCTGATCTAGGCTGATTGAGAGGTCGTCTCACTGGAGTTCGGATATTTGGAGATTTCTGCTTTGGGGATTGTTTATTCTTCTTAGTAGAATTGAGGCAGGATTGATTCTCCTTGCCCTGTTTGTCTTCTGGAGAAGCCAAAGAACCATGAGGTTTCTTCTCTGGTTGTTTTACATGCCCAGTTCGATCAGAAACAGAGTAAGAAACCAATTGCATCAAACCCAAAGAATTTCCAGGCAGAGAAGCCCTGGCCATGGATGTTGTTGAATTGCTTTCAGCTCGGGAGGAAGATTTGGCTTGATCCTGTTTGGCATTTTCACATTGGTGGAGCTCAGGCATACCCTCCTTGTTCTTTTTGGAGGATGAAATGTAGACAGCTTCCTGATAGAGGCCGTGTCTGAAATTcacaacttgttcttcaagC includes the following:
- the LOC122074679 gene encoding uncharacterized protein LOC122074679, which produces MNENFLKCSLVLDEVKMNTRVRTTLQIMKSPMKHEKKNKMEQQGSKLVDSDKASANRRHSSKERKMALIQDVDKLKKKLRHEENVHRALKRAFTRPLGALPRLPPYLPPHTLELLAEVAVLEEEVVRLEEQVVNFRHGLYQEAVYISSSKKNKEGMPELHQCENAKQDQAKSSSRAESNSTTSMARASLPGNSLGLMQLVSYSVSDRTGHVKQPEKKPHGSLASPEDKQGKENQSCLNSTKKNKQSPKQKSPNIRTPVRRPLNQPRSEEKNLDPLKLQLECNVRDHNRVEDSTPAIPEETVSAESSMPNKISEDILNCLVSIFLRMSTPKKREVKSETLPPLLAPASHGSCEVSESQDPYGGACLEFGKIDIGPYKHLSVIEANSIDLNRKANSFVLTRRLKLLLGKLASVDLQGLNHQQKLAFWINIYNSCMMNAFLEHGIPESPHMVVSLMQKAKMNVGGHLLNAMTIEHFILRLPYHSNYSHTKGAKSDEMAARSTFGLEWSEPLVTFALSCGSWSSPAVRVYTASQVENELEEAKRDYLQATIGISTANKLVIPKLLDWYLLDFAKDLDSFLDWICLQLPDELRKDAVKCIERRKREPLLQLVKVTPYEFSFRYLIHH